A genome region from Cucumis sativus cultivar 9930 chromosome 4, Cucumber_9930_V3, whole genome shotgun sequence includes the following:
- the LOC101212189 gene encoding pentatricopeptide repeat-containing protein At1g52620, which yields MSKTLLSRINPLRNCKPKSSPPFSIPFRGEIKRLVNDTIQILKSHEKWEQSLQTHFTESDIPIIDVTHFVLDRINDVELGLKFFDWASKNSLSGSLNGTSYSSLLKLLSRFRVFPEIEFTLEEMKTKETIPTREALSDVLCAYADVGLVDKALEVYHGVVKLHNSLPSTYACNSLLNLLVKHRRIETAHQLYDEMIDRDNGDDICVDNYTTSIMVKGLCLKGRIEDGIKLIESRWGKGCVPNIVFYNTLIDGYCKKGEVESAYKLFKKLKMKGFIPTLQTFGSLVNGFCKMGMFEAIDLLLLEMKDRGLSVNVQMYNNIIDARYKLGFDIKAKDTLKEMSENCCEPDLVTYNTLINHFCSRGEVEEAEKLLEQTIRRGLAPNKLTYTPLVHGYCKQGEYTKATDYLIEMSTSGLEVDMISYGALIHGLVVAGEVDTALTIRDRMMNRGILPDANIYNVLMNGLFKKGKLSMAKVMLTEMLDQNIAPDAFVYATLVDGFIRHGNLDEAKKLFQLIIEKGLDPGVVGYNVMIKGFSKSGMMDNAILCIDKMRRAHHVPDIFTFSTIIDGYVKQHNMNAVLKIFGLMVKQNCKPNVVTYTSLINGYCRKGETKMAEKLFSMMRSHGLKPSVVTYSILIGSFCKEAKLGKAVSYFELMLINKCTPNDAAFHYLVNGFTNTKATAVSREPNNLHENSRSMFEDFFSRMIGDGWTQKAAAYNCILICLCQQRMVKTALQLRNKMLAFGLCSDAVSFVALIHGICLEGNSKEWRNMISCDLNEGELQIALKYSLELDKFIPEGGISEASGILQAMIKGYVSPNQDLNNLKEPNMENGKELR from the coding sequence ATGTCTAAAACCCTTCTCTCTCGTATCAATCCCCTCCGCAACTGCAAACCGAAATCATCTCCCCCCTTCTCCATCCCTTTCAGAGGCGAAATCAAGAGGCTTGTTAATGACACCATTCAAATTCTCAAGTCCCACGAGAAATGGGAGCAATCCCTTCAAACCCATTTCACTGAATCCGATATACCCATCATAGACGTTACCCATTTCGTTTTAGACCGAATTAATGATGTAGAACTGGGTTTGAAGTTCTTTGATTGGGCGTCAAAGAATTCCCTCTCCGGTTCTTTAAATGGGACTTCCTACTCTTCGCTGTTAAAGCTACTATCGAGGTTTAGAGTGTTTCCGGAGATTGAGTTCACACTCgaagaaatgaaaactaaagaaaCCATCCCGACCCGTGAAGCGTTAAGTGATGTACTATGCGCATATGCGGATGTTGGGTTGGTTGATAAAGCTCTTGAGGTTTATCATGGCGTCGTCAAGTTGCACAACAGTCTTCCAAGTACGTATGCTTGCAATTCCTTGCTTAATTTGCTCGTTAAACACCGTAGGATTGAAACTGCACACCAACTGTATGATGAAATGATTGATAGAGATAATGGGGATGACATTTGTGTGGATAATTATACCACTTCTATCATGGTGAAGGGCTTATGTTTGAAAGGTAGAATTGAGGATGGTATAAAGCTGATTGAATCTAGATGGGGGAAAGGATGTGTACCCAACATTGTGTTTTACAATACACTCATTGATGGATATTGCAAGAAAGGTGAGGTTGAAAGTGCGTATAaactttttaagaaattgaagaTGAAAGGATTTATTCCTACGTTACAAACTTTTGGTTCTTTGGTAAATGGTTTTTGCAAGATGGGAATGTTTGAAGCTATTGATCTTCTTTTGTTGGAAATGAAAGACAGGGGCTTGAGTGTAAATGTTCAGATGTATAATAACATTATTGATGCTCGATATAAGCTCGGTTTTGATATTAAAGCAAAGGATACACTTAAAGAAATGTCTGAGAATTGCTGTGAACCAGATCTTGTGACTTATAATACTCTAATAAACCATTTCTGTAGCAGGGGGGAGGTCGAGGAAGCTGAGAAGCTCTTGGAACAAACAATAAGAAGAGGATTGGCACCGAATAAGCTCACTTATACCCCTCTTGTTCATGGGTACTGTAAACAAGGGGAATATACTAAGGCCACAGATTATCTTATTGAGATGTCAACAAGTGGGCTTGAAGTTGATATGATTTCGTATGGAGCTTTAATCCATGGACTTGTTGTTGCAGGGGAAGTCGATACTGCATTGACAATCCGCGACAGAATGATGAACCGAGGAATCTTGCCTGATGCGAATATCTACAATGTTTTGATGAATGGACTTTTCAAGAAAGGGAAACTTTCCATGGCAAAGGTGATGCTTACTGAGATGCTTGACCAAAATATAGCTCCTGATGCATTTGTTTATGCTACTTTAGTGGATGGGTTCATTAGGCATGGCAACCTTGATGAGGCCAAGAAACTCTTTCAGCTCATTATTGAAAAGGGTCTAGACCCCGGTGTTGTTGGATATAATGTCATGATCAAAGGTTTCTCAAAATCTGGGATGATGGACAATGCAATTTTATGCATTGATAAAATGCGGCGTGCACATCATGTTCCTGACATATTTACTTTCTCCACCATAATTGACGGATACGTAAAACAACACAACATGAATGCTGTGCTGAAGATCTTTGGACTGATGGTGAAGCAGAACTGCAAGCCTAACGTTGTTACTTACACCTCTTTGATCAATGGATATTGCCGCAAAGGGGAAACTAAGATGGCTGAAAAACTTTTTAGCATGATGCGATCTCATGGGTTGAAGCCTAGTGTTGTGACATACAGTATACTTATAGGAAGCTTTTGCAAAGAAGCTAAGCTTGGAAAAGCTGTGTCATATTTTGAGCTAATGTTGATTAACAAATGCACTCCTAATGATGCTGCATTTCATTATCTAGTCAATGggtttacaaatacaaaagcTACTGCAGTTTCAAGAGAACCAAATAATCTTCATGAAAATTCCAGATCGATGTTTGAGGACTTCTTTTCGAGAATGATAGGTGATGGATGGACGCAAAAGGCTGCTGCTTACAATTGTATTCTCATTTGCCTTTGTCAGCAAAGAATGGTTAAAACTGCCTTGCAATTGCGCAATAAAATGCTGGCTTTTGGACTTTGTTCTGATGCTGTTTCTTTTGTTGCATTGATACATGGCATTTGCTTGGAAGGAAACTCAAAAGAGTGGAGGAACATGATTTCTTGTGATTTGAATGAAGGAGAACTTCAAATTGCCTTGAAATACTCACTTGAACTAGACAAGTTCATACCTGAGGGAGGTATTTCTGAGGCTTCAGGCATTTTGCAGGCTATGATTAAGGGTTACGTGTCTCCTAATCAGGATTTGAACAATTTGAAGGAGCCAAATATGGAGAATGGTAAGGAACTGAGATAG
- the LOC101211947 gene encoding pentatricopeptide repeat-containing protein At1g52640, mitochondrial, with translation MAIRACSSKFRISISLFSSLLRTNRFAHQRSFTSFATEARAGSDPTLPFLVSEISRILSDRRNPHHDLEVGLSSFSSNVSTDLVEQVLKRCKNIAFSAHRFFLWAKRIPGFEPSDDSYHIVVDILGSSGQFAILWDFLIEIRETRSSVITHELFWHVFTAYSRADLPQDAIRAFNRMGEFGIRAGVDDLDKLLYTLCKRKHVAHAQQFFDKVKSVFNPSVKTYSILTRGWGVVGDSNNAQKVFDEMRERGCLIDVLAYNSLLEALCKGGKRDEAYKMFLEMDSNGVDPDADTYSIFIRSSCQENDLHTVYRVLERTKRKNLLPNVFTYNCVIKKLCKDQNVEEAYQILDEMIERGVTPDTWSYNAIQAYHCDHSEVNSALNLVKRMDRDKCVPDKHTYNMVLKLLVRVGRFDRANEVWESMGKRGFYPSVSTYAVMIHGFCKKKWKLEEACKYFEMMIDEGIPPYIATVELLRDRLLGIGFKDQVAILGDKMKRSTSCSIQELANLMSGGKRREAQSMLKNEETEHESD, from the coding sequence ATGGCCATTAGAGCCTGTTCCTCCAAATTCCGCATCTCTATTTCactcttctcctctctcttAAGAACCAATCGTTTCGCTCACCAACGCTCATTCACTTCTTTCGCTACAGAAGCACGTGCAGGATCAGACCCAACACTTCCATTTCTCGTCAGTGAGATATCTCGCATCCTCAGCGACCGTAGAAATCCTCACCATGACTTGGAAGTCGGCCTCTCCTCCTTCTCCTCCAATGTATCCACTGACCTCGTCGAGCAGGTTCTCAAAAGGTGCAAGAATATTGCTTTCTCCGCTCACAGGTTCTTCCTCTGGGCTAAACGAATTCCGGGTTTTGAACCCAGCGACGACAGCTATCATATTGTCGTTGACATCTTGGGAAGCAGTGGACAATTCGCTATTTTGTGGGATTTTCTTATAGAAATAAGGGAGACTCGGTCCTCTGTGATTACCCATGAACTTTTCTGGCATGTTTTCACAGCTTATAGCAGGGCTGATTTGCCTCAAGATGCCATTCGAGCTTTCAATCGAATGGGGGAGTTTGGGATTAGGGCTGGTGTTGATGATCTTGATAAGCTCTTGTATACTCTATGCAAGAGGAAACATGTGGCTCATGCTCAACAGTTTTTTGATAAAGTTAAGAGTGTGTTTAATCCGAGTGTGAAAACTTACAGCATTTTGACTAGGGGTTGGGGCGTTGTGGGTGATTCAAACAATGCCCAGAaggtgtttgatgaaatgcgGGAACGAGGTTGTTTGATTGATGTGCTTGCTTACAATAGTCTCTTGGAAGCTCTGTGCAAAGGTGGGAAAAGGGATGAAGCGTACAAGATGTTTCTGGAGATGGATTCAAATGGCGTTGACCCAGATGCTGATACGTATTCAATTTTCATCCGCTCAAGTTGTCAAGAAAATGATTTGCATACGGTTTATAGGGTCTTAGAAAGAACGAAGAGGAAAAACCTTCTTCCTAATGTGTTTACTTATAATTGTGTTATCAAGAAGCTTTGTAAAGATCAAAACGTGGAAGAAGCTTACCAAATTTTGGACGAAATGATTGAGAGAGGAGTTACTCCAGATACATGGTCCTACAATGCAATCCAAGCTTATCATTGTGATCATAGCGAGGTCAATAGTGCTCTTAACTTGGTAAAGAGAATGGATAGGGACAAATGTGTTCCAGATAAACATACTTACAATATGGTTCTGAAATTGCTAGTAAGGGTGGGAAGATTTGACAGAGCCAATGAAGTGTGGGAGAGTATGGGAAAGAGAGGATTTTACCCTTCTGTTTCAACTTATGCTGTCATGATTCATGGTTTCTgcaagaaaaaatggaagttAGAAGAAGCATGTAAGTACTTTGAAATGATGATTGATGAGGGAATACCTCCATATATCGCTACTGTTGAGTTGTTGAGGGACCGACTTCTGGGGATAGGGTTCAAGGATCAGGTTGCGATACTTGGTGACAAGATGAAACGAAGCACTTCTTGCTCCATACAAGAGCTTGCCAACCTGATGAGTGGTGGAAAACGTCGCGAGGCTCAGTCGatgttaaaaaatgaagagacaGAGCATGAAAGTGACTGA
- the LOC101215961 gene encoding signal peptidase complex catalytic subunit SEC11A — MGWIGETMDSIKSLQIRQVLSQAVSLGMIVTSALIIWKALMCITGSESPVVVVLSGSMEPGFKRGDILFLHMSKDPIRAGEIVVFNVDGREIPIVHRVIKVHERPDTGEVDVLTKGDNNYGDDRLLYAQGQLWLQRHHIMGRAVGFLPYVGWVTIIMTEKPIIKYILIGALGLLVITSKD; from the exons ATGGGGTGGATCGGAGAAACTATGGATTCCATCAAATCTCTTCAGATTCGTCAGGTTCTCTCCCAGGCCGTCAGTCTCG gCATGATTGTAACATCTGCCCTCATAATATGGAAGGCATTGATGTGCATTACTGGTAGCGAGTCTCctgttgttgttgttctttCAGGGAGTATGGAACCTGGATTTAAGAGG GGGGATATCTTATTCTTACACATGAGTAAGGATCCTATCCGTGCAGGAGAGATTGTTGTCTTTAATGTCGAT GGTCGTGAAATTCCAATTGTTCATCGTGTAATTAAG GTTCATGAGCGACCAGATACAGGAGAAGTTGATGTTCTTACCAAAG GTGATAATAACTATGGGGATGATAGACTTTTATATGCTCAAGGTCAGCTTTGGCTTCAGCGCCATCATATCATGGGAAGGGCTGTTGG ATTTTTACCTTATGTTGGCTGGGTGACTATTATTATGACCGAGAAACCGATTATTAAG TATATTCTCATTGGAGCGTTGGGGCTTCTTGTCATAACTTCAAAGGACTAA